The proteins below are encoded in one region of Asticcacaulis excentricus CB 48:
- a CDS encoding division/cell wall cluster transcriptional repressor MraZ, whose product MFLSTHEKQLDAKRRLLVPQDFRAAAMVPFDGMDGFDGLYAFALRSLGCVECGGPQFFSHYKKIVDAQPFGSAPRRILEARIFGDMAKLNFDSAGRMTLPDALCEQFGLKDAVLLVGLYDRFQIWSPEAYAAHLATQEAELSGVLTELGL is encoded by the coding sequence GTGTTTCTCTCCACGCACGAGAAGCAACTGGATGCGAAGCGGAGGCTGCTGGTCCCGCAGGACTTCCGTGCGGCTGCGATGGTGCCCTTTGACGGTATGGATGGCTTTGATGGCCTCTACGCGTTTGCCCTGAGATCGCTCGGCTGTGTCGAATGCGGGGGGCCGCAATTTTTCAGCCATTACAAGAAGATTGTAGATGCGCAGCCCTTCGGTTCAGCGCCGCGCCGCATTCTTGAGGCGCGCATCTTCGGTGATATGGCGAAGCTCAATTTCGACTCGGCTGGACGCATGACCCTGCCGGATGCTCTGTGCGAGCAGTTCGGGCTGAAAGACGCTGTGCTGCTGGTCGGCCTTTATGACCGTTTTCAGATCTGGAGCCCCGAGGCCTACGCCGCGCATCTGGCGACGCAGGAGGCCGAGCTATCTGGCGTGTTGACGGAGTTGGGCTTATGA
- a CDS encoding putative quinol monooxygenase, with amino-acid sequence MHGLIGSFSAHPGKRDELIALMTASLSDMPGCLSYVVAKDPQDADKLWITEVWDCADSHKASVHIPAVAETIRQAMPLIAAFGEHIVTQPVGGCGI; translated from the coding sequence ATGCACGGATTGATCGGCAGCTTTTCAGCCCACCCCGGCAAGCGCGACGAACTGATCGCGTTGATGACCGCTAGCCTCAGCGACATGCCCGGCTGCCTAAGCTATGTGGTGGCCAAGGACCCGCAAGACGCCGACAAACTGTGGATCACCGAGGTCTGGGACTGCGCCGACAGCCACAAGGCCTCCGTGCACATCCCGGCCGTGGCCGAAACAATCCGACAAGCCATGCCCCTGATCGCGGCTTTTGGTGAGCATATCGTAACGCAACCTGTGGGTGGGTGCGGGATTTAG
- a CDS encoding peptidoglycan recognition protein family protein encodes MISLMSPNFNARSSVPDMVVLHYTGMQTAKAALDRLCDPAAQVSAHYVVDEEGTVYHLVDEERRAWHAGVSVWKGARDINGVSIGIELVNPGHEFGYRDFPQSQIDAAIGLLDGIRGRWDIPDHRILGHSDVAPARKEDPGERFPWQALAEAGHGLWVDPPVPPEGVMGPPLDIGDTGPGVFALQGALGKLGYDILPGGPYDAETQAIITAFQRHWVQTRIDGKADALTRVRLMALLRHITLLEA; translated from the coding sequence ATGATCTCTCTGATGTCGCCCAATTTCAATGCGCGCTCGTCCGTGCCCGACATGGTGGTCCTGCACTATACAGGTATGCAGACAGCCAAGGCGGCGCTGGACCGGCTGTGCGATCCGGCGGCACAGGTTTCGGCTCATTACGTCGTCGATGAAGAGGGCACGGTCTATCACCTCGTCGATGAGGAGCGCCGCGCCTGGCATGCCGGGGTCTCGGTATGGAAGGGCGCGCGCGACATCAACGGCGTATCGATTGGCATTGAGCTGGTCAATCCCGGCCATGAGTTCGGCTATCGCGACTTTCCACAATCTCAGATCGACGCCGCTATTGGGCTGTTGGATGGCATTCGTGGGCGCTGGGATATTCCGGACCATCGCATTCTGGGTCACTCAGATGTCGCCCCGGCGCGCAAGGAAGACCCCGGTGAGCGCTTTCCTTGGCAGGCTCTGGCCGAGGCGGGGCACGGGCTGTGGGTCGATCCGCCAGTGCCGCCGGAGGGTGTTATGGGACCACCGCTCGATATCGGTGACACGGGGCCTGGCGTGTTTGCGCTTCAGGGGGCGCTTGGCAAGTTGGGATATGACATTTTGCCGGGTGGGCCCTATGACGCGGAAACGCAAGCTATCATCACCGCTTTTCAGCGCCACTGGGTGCAGACGCGTATCGATGGTAAGGCTGATGCCCTGACACGGGTGCGCCTGATGGCGCTTTTGCGGCACATCACCCTTCTGGAGGCCTGA
- a CDS encoding TerB family tellurite resistance protein, producing the protein MSFWKTLARKAAHAFDPADCTDCPKGQPGRDPAFATAVTALGAKLAMADGLVDESEEQAFFDVFQPEREAYANIRRLYDLARQTSLGFESYARRLAKRYAQCPRILEDVLEGLFHIAVSDGHLTDREETYLETVARLFDLSPATYRRIRADYAGPDADDPYHILGIHPDVADHEIRIARNRALGDVHPDRILARGLPSEYVGLFTQKAARINEAYTQILRERALQ; encoded by the coding sequence ATGAGTTTCTGGAAGACCCTCGCGCGCAAGGCGGCCCACGCCTTTGACCCCGCCGACTGCACCGATTGCCCAAAGGGGCAGCCGGGCCGCGATCCTGCGTTCGCCACGGCGGTAACTGCGCTTGGGGCGAAGTTGGCCATGGCTGACGGACTGGTGGACGAGAGCGAGGAGCAGGCCTTTTTTGACGTGTTTCAGCCTGAACGCGAGGCCTATGCCAATATCCGCCGCCTGTACGATCTGGCGCGCCAGACCAGTTTGGGGTTTGAATCATATGCCCGGCGGCTGGCCAAACGCTATGCACAATGCCCGCGTATACTTGAGGACGTGCTGGAAGGCCTGTTCCACATCGCAGTGTCGGACGGGCACCTCACCGACCGCGAAGAGACCTATCTGGAAACTGTGGCGCGTCTTTTCGACCTCAGCCCCGCGACCTATCGACGCATTCGTGCCGACTATGCCGGGCCGGACGCCGACGACCCCTATCACATTCTGGGCATTCACCCAGACGTGGCCGACCATGAAATTCGCATCGCGCGCAACAGGGCGCTAGGGGATGTGCACCCCGATCGCATTCTGGCGCGCGGCCTGCCATCTGAATATGTGGGGCTTTTCACTCAAAAGGCGGCGCGCATTAACGAGGCCTACACACAGATCCTGCGAGAGCGGGCGCTGCAATAA
- a CDS encoding DUF1294 domain-containing protein — protein sequence MTLWILSLGWLALINLVTFQVWAADKRRAIRRERRVPEATLLRLCWLGGWPAAGLSMRMFRHKSVKRDFKRKFNGIVWFHVLGMVGTIIAFQTF from the coding sequence ATGACCCTATGGATACTTTCCCTCGGCTGGCTGGCCCTGATCAATCTGGTGACGTTTCAGGTGTGGGCCGCTGACAAGCGGCGCGCCATCCGGCGCGAGCGCCGCGTACCAGAAGCGACGCTGCTGCGGCTCTGTTGGTTAGGCGGCTGGCCCGCGGCCGGACTGTCTATGCGGATGTTCCGCCACAAGAGCGTGAAGCGGGACTTTAAACGCAAATTCAACGGGATCGTCTGGTTTCACGTACTGGGGATGGTGGGCACGATCATAGCATTCCAGACGTTTTAA
- a CDS encoding DUF4272 domain-containing protein, which yields MTIDAETRKQNSILMLKAWGLPVSDSLPEIEEAADVTIRSGEAIVYRLLGLTAAAQAAFLGRPGPVLPFVGRWKLDPHLTPQERALLQGDAVSEADAIRFSWRVEAMVPLMWAIGLIDDLWFPSEDVHAQEMLDFWQGFAHDDLSRIGHRDAEEILDQADLIYRLHRAVRDGAEGVLPDVVRERHHALNWLIGYEGDDWDDVQTDT from the coding sequence TTGACTATTGACGCCGAAACCCGCAAGCAAAATTCCATCCTTATGTTGAAGGCGTGGGGCCTGCCGGTCAGCGACAGCCTGCCGGAAATCGAAGAGGCAGCGGATGTGACAATCCGCTCCGGCGAAGCGATCGTCTATCGGCTTTTAGGCCTGACGGCAGCGGCGCAGGCGGCCTTTCTGGGGCGGCCGGGCCCGGTCCTGCCATTTGTCGGGCGCTGGAAGCTCGACCCGCACCTGACGCCACAGGAGCGCGCCCTTTTGCAAGGCGATGCGGTGTCAGAGGCCGATGCCATCCGCTTTTCGTGGCGGGTGGAGGCCATGGTGCCGCTGATGTGGGCCATAGGCCTGATCGATGACCTGTGGTTTCCGTCTGAAGACGTCCACGCGCAGGAGATGCTCGACTTTTGGCAGGGCTTTGCGCACGACGACCTGAGCCGCATCGGCCATCGTGATGCCGAAGAGATACTGGATCAGGCCGATCTGATCTACCGCCTGCACAGGGCAGTGCGCGATGGAGCCGAAGGCGTCCTGCCCGATGTGGTGCGCGAACGCCATCACGCGCTCAACTGGCTGATCGGCTATGAGGGCGACGACTGGGACGATGTGCAGACGGATACTTAA
- a CDS encoding M24 family metallopeptidase — protein sequence MLSKRAFLSGAVASGVVVASSVKAQSHSVNQTQALPNLAAGAKPISMTERQARIARLQEQMQRQMIAGLLIEGGTSLTYFTGLRWGRSERVTAALIPAKGQTIIVTPYFEEARTRETLEVSADVRTWNEDESPYALIARTLKDRGTASGTLAVEGTTRYFIIDGLKKQGAFEVVSGDVLVAACRRIKSPAELALMQTANDITLAALRHVHANIKVDMASRDIATLMNDATRALGGSPEFALTLLNEASAYPHGTKTPQTVREGSVILMDCGCSLLDYESDITRTWVFGEPTARQRKVWDTVRRGQDIVLETAKVGVPVAKLDAAVRDYYDKEGWGPGFTLPGLSHRAGHGIGMDGHEAPYLVGNDATPLLPGMCFSNEPGIYVPGAFGVRLEDCWYMTPTGPKLFSPLARSLEDPI from the coding sequence ATGCTGTCCAAACGGGCATTTTTGAGCGGGGCCGTGGCTTCAGGTGTTGTCGTGGCATCGAGCGTGAAAGCTCAGAGCCATAGCGTAAACCAGACTCAGGCCTTGCCCAATCTGGCAGCAGGCGCGAAGCCCATCAGCATGACGGAGCGACAGGCGCGCATCGCCCGTCTGCAAGAGCAGATGCAGCGGCAAATGATCGCCGGGTTGCTGATCGAAGGGGGCACGTCCCTGACCTATTTCACCGGCCTGCGCTGGGGGCGGTCGGAGCGCGTAACCGCAGCCCTGATCCCGGCCAAGGGCCAAACCATCATTGTCACCCCCTATTTCGAAGAGGCCCGCACGCGCGAGACCTTGGAAGTGTCCGCCGATGTGCGCACCTGGAACGAGGACGAAAGCCCCTACGCCCTGATCGCCCGTACGCTGAAGGATCGCGGCACGGCCAGTGGGACACTAGCCGTCGAAGGGACTACGCGCTATTTCATCATCGACGGCCTGAAAAAACAGGGCGCATTCGAGGTGGTGTCGGGAGATGTCTTGGTCGCCGCCTGCCGCCGCATCAAGTCGCCAGCGGAGCTGGCGCTCATGCAGACCGCCAATGATATTACGCTTGCGGCGCTGCGCCACGTCCATGCCAATATAAAGGTTGATATGGCGTCCCGCGACATTGCTACTCTGATGAACGACGCCACGCGGGCGCTGGGTGGGTCGCCGGAATTTGCCCTGACCTTACTCAATGAGGCCAGCGCCTATCCGCACGGCACCAAGACGCCGCAGACCGTCCGCGAAGGCTCTGTAATCCTGATGGATTGCGGCTGCTCGCTGCTCGATTACGAATCCGACATTACCCGCACCTGGGTCTTTGGCGAACCGACGGCGCGGCAGCGCAAGGTGTGGGACACGGTGCGCCGAGGGCAGGATATCGTACTGGAGACGGCAAAGGTCGGCGTGCCGGTGGCGAAGCTCGACGCCGCCGTACGCGACTATTATGACAAGGAAGGGTGGGGGCCGGGCTTCACCCTGCCGGGTCTGTCGCATCGCGCGGGACACGGTATCGGCATGGATGGCCACGAAGCGCCCTATCTGGTTGGCAATGACGCGACGCCGCTATTGCCAGGCATGTGTTTTTCGAACGAGCCGGGCATCTACGTCCCCGGCGCGTTCGGCGTGCGACTTGAGGATTGCTGGTATATGACGCCCACAGGGCCGAAGCTGTTTTCGCCTCTGGCTCGCTCACTGGAAGACCCGATTTGA
- the metH gene encoding methionine synthase: protein MTTIMTPTFINIGERTNVTGSAKFRKLIVEGNYTAALDVARQQVEAGAQIIDINMDEGLLDAVKAMTTFLNLLAAEPDIARVPVMIDSSKWEVIEAGLKCVQGKAIVNSISMKEGEDIFRHHARECLKYGAAVVVMAFDEVGQADTAARKIDICTRAYNILVNEVGFPPEDIIFDPNIFAVATGIEEHDNYAVDFIEATRTIKQTLPFARISGGVSNVSFSFRGNEPVRRAIHSVFLYHAIKAGMDMGIVNAGDLPVYDDIDAELREAVEDVILNRPQRHNVSNTEWLVDLAPKYKGEKGQVEAKTLAWREGTVEERLKHALVHGITEFIEADTEEARQKAERPLHVIEGPLMAGMNVVGDLFGAGKMFLPQVVKSARVMKQSVAYLMPFMEAEKDGAEHQSAGKILMATVKGDVHDIGKNIVGVVLQCNNYEVVDLGVMVPADRILEEAKKHKVDMIGLSGLITPSLDEMVFVAREMQRQGFDIPLLIGGATTSKTHTAVKIEPGYSNGQTVYVLDASRAVGVVSQLLSDSDKAQFIADTRADYEKVRLAYGKGDQKPRSDLTEARSKKFVIDFASEAPLAPTFLGTRTFSPYDLHDLADHIDWTPFFATWELAGRFPDILEDEIVGEAATTLYADARAMLKRILDEKWFEARGVVGFWPANATEDDDIEVYEDETRSKVIARFHTLRQQMKKTRDDQSNTALSDFIAPKGTPDWIGGFAVTAGHGEMEIAAKFKAAGDDYNAILATALADRLAEAFAEALHKRVRRELWAYAADEDLDVAGLIAEQYKGIRPAPGYPAQPDHTEKWTLFDLLDARVQAGMQLTESLAMTPPASVSGLYFAHPKSHYFGVGKIEKDQVEDYARRKGWSVDEAERWLSPILNYVP from the coding sequence ATGACCACGATTATGACCCCCACCTTCATCAATATCGGCGAACGCACCAATGTCACGGGCTCGGCGAAGTTCCGTAAGCTGATCGTCGAAGGCAATTACACCGCCGCGCTCGATGTGGCGCGTCAGCAGGTGGAGGCCGGGGCGCAAATTATCGACATCAATATGGACGAAGGCCTCCTTGATGCGGTCAAGGCCATGACGACTTTCCTCAACTTGCTGGCGGCCGAACCCGATATCGCCCGCGTGCCGGTGATGATCGACTCGTCGAAATGGGAGGTGATCGAGGCGGGTCTGAAGTGCGTTCAGGGCAAGGCTATCGTCAACTCCATCTCGATGAAAGAAGGTGAGGATATCTTCCGCCATCACGCCCGCGAATGTCTAAAATATGGGGCGGCGGTAGTGGTCATGGCCTTTGACGAGGTGGGGCAGGCTGACACCGCGGCGCGCAAGATCGACATCTGTACGCGCGCCTACAACATCCTTGTCAACGAGGTGGGCTTCCCGCCAGAAGACATCATCTTCGACCCCAATATCTTCGCAGTGGCGACTGGGATCGAGGAACACGACAACTACGCCGTGGACTTTATCGAAGCGACGCGCACGATCAAGCAGACACTGCCCTTTGCGCGCATATCGGGTGGCGTGTCGAACGTCAGCTTCTCCTTCCGTGGCAATGAGCCGGTGCGCCGCGCTATCCACTCGGTGTTCCTGTATCATGCCATCAAGGCCGGCATGGATATGGGCATCGTCAATGCCGGTGACCTGCCCGTCTATGACGATATCGACGCGGAGCTGCGCGAAGCGGTCGAGGATGTGATCCTGAATCGCCCGCAACGCCATAATGTGTCGAATACCGAATGGCTGGTCGATCTGGCCCCCAAATACAAGGGGGAAAAGGGGCAGGTCGAGGCGAAGACGCTGGCCTGGCGCGAAGGCACTGTCGAAGAACGGCTCAAACACGCGCTGGTGCACGGCATCACCGAATTTATCGAAGCCGATACCGAAGAGGCGCGGCAAAAGGCTGAGCGTCCTCTGCATGTTATCGAAGGCCCGCTGATGGCCGGGATGAACGTCGTCGGAGACCTGTTTGGGGCGGGCAAGATGTTCCTGCCACAGGTGGTCAAATCCGCCCGTGTCATGAAGCAGTCGGTTGCCTATCTGATGCCCTTCATGGAGGCTGAAAAAGATGGCGCAGAGCACCAGTCGGCCGGCAAGATTCTGATGGCCACGGTCAAGGGCGACGTGCACGACATCGGCAAAAATATCGTCGGCGTGGTCTTGCAATGTAACAATTATGAGGTGGTCGATCTGGGGGTGATGGTGCCAGCCGATCGCATCCTTGAGGAAGCCAAAAAGCATAAGGTTGATATGATCGGCCTCTCAGGCCTGATCACGCCGTCTTTGGATGAAATGGTGTTTGTAGCGCGCGAAATGCAGCGTCAGGGCTTTGACATTCCGTTGCTGATTGGCGGGGCGACGACCTCTAAAACCCACACTGCGGTGAAGATTGAGCCTGGCTATAGCAACGGCCAGACCGTTTACGTGCTCGATGCCTCGCGTGCCGTAGGCGTTGTGTCGCAACTGCTGTCCGACAGCGACAAGGCGCAGTTCATCGCCGATACGCGCGCCGACTATGAGAAGGTGCGTCTGGCCTATGGCAAGGGCGATCAGAAGCCGCGCTCCGACCTGACGGAAGCGCGTTCAAAGAAGTTCGTCATCGACTTTGCGTCCGAAGCGCCCTTAGCTCCGACCTTCCTCGGTACGCGCACCTTCAGCCCCTATGACCTACACGATCTGGCCGACCATATCGACTGGACGCCGTTTTTTGCCACCTGGGAGCTGGCCGGGCGCTTCCCGGACATCCTTGAGGACGAGATTGTGGGCGAGGCAGCCACCACCCTCTATGCTGACGCTAGGGCTATGCTGAAACGCATTCTGGACGAAAAATGGTTTGAGGCGCGCGGCGTCGTCGGCTTCTGGCCCGCCAATGCCACTGAAGACGACGATATTGAAGTCTATGAAGACGAGACGCGCTCAAAGGTTATTGCGCGTTTCCACACCCTGCGACAACAGATGAAGAAGACGCGCGACGATCAGTCAAACACCGCTCTGTCGGACTTTATCGCTCCTAAGGGCACGCCAGACTGGATCGGCGGCTTCGCCGTCACCGCTGGGCATGGCGAAATGGAGATCGCAGCGAAGTTCAAGGCGGCGGGTGATGATTACAACGCGATTCTGGCCACCGCTTTGGCGGACCGTCTGGCCGAAGCCTTTGCCGAAGCCCTGCACAAGCGCGTGCGGCGCGAACTTTGGGCCTATGCAGCAGACGAAGACCTTGATGTCGCCGGTCTGATCGCCGAGCAGTATAAGGGCATTCGCCCGGCGCCCGGCTATCCGGCGCAGCCCGACCACACCGAAAAATGGACACTGTTCGATCTCCTGGATGCGCGGGTCCAGGCGGGGATGCAACTGACCGAAAGCCTGGCCATGACGCCGCCGGCCTCGGTATCAGGCCTTTATTTCGCGCATCCAAAATCGCACTATTTCGGTGTCGGCAAGATTGAAAAGGATCAGGTCGAAGACTATGCCCGCCGCAAGGGCTGGAGCGTTGATGAGGCGGAGCGGTGGTTGAGCCCGATCCTGAATTACGTGCCGTAA
- a CDS encoding DUF6882 domain-containing protein encodes MNAPDWYEDWKHEAFHQLMDKQEILSAQYGISGYPRWDYDVDVGTLIFSDEGVPKVIADIQVVGTTGSKNWMWGVRNSHWPDHVTQDLEKVWQFGLDNEIEELTTTYLEDDELNSLGWEMTAIAVRVLDAVGAYRPQPEGKPGTVFFLLKSIRFAN; translated from the coding sequence ATGAATGCGCCGGATTGGTACGAAGACTGGAAGCACGAGGCGTTCCATCAGTTGATGGACAAGCAGGAGATATTGTCTGCGCAGTACGGGATCAGTGGCTATCCTCGCTGGGACTATGATGTGGATGTGGGGACCCTGATTTTTTCGGATGAGGGTGTTCCAAAAGTCATAGCCGATATTCAGGTTGTGGGAACGACGGGATCAAAGAACTGGATGTGGGGCGTTCGCAACAGCCACTGGCCGGACCATGTTACGCAGGATTTGGAAAAGGTTTGGCAGTTCGGTCTCGACAACGAGATCGAAGAACTGACAACGACCTATCTTGAAGACGACGAACTCAATTCCCTCGGCTGGGAGATGACGGCGATTGCCGTAAGGGTGCTGGATGCTGTGGGGGCCTACAGGCCGCAACCCGAAGGAAAGCCCGGAACCGTGTTCTTTCTCCTCAAGTCCATCCGGTTTGCCAATTGA
- a CDS encoding D-alanine--D-alanine ligase family protein, whose translation MRLTLLFGGLSRERLVAVATTQSLHKALPEGDLWFWDEDNHVYEASSLALLGHQRPFEVPFRADGHDLGTIDQALDRAAAEDRVLVLGLHGGIAENGEFQVKCEARGVPFTGSGSAASHLAFDKVSAKRFAACAGVSSPAGIALSELDAAFAEYGKLVAKPAQDGSSFGLIFVNSTNDLVAVRDAAKEQPYLIEPFVTGAEATCAVLEQTDGSLIALPPIEIIPDRGAFDYHSKYLSNKTQEICPARFAPEVIAEIQRLAIAAHKALSCRGYTRSDFIVSDKGPVFIETNTLPGMTASSLYPKALAAQGIGFVEFLHGQVDIAIKRARA comes from the coding sequence ATGCGCCTGACCCTGCTTTTCGGCGGCCTGAGCCGCGAGCGCCTGGTGGCCGTCGCCACCACCCAGTCCCTGCACAAGGCCCTTCCCGAAGGCGATCTGTGGTTCTGGGACGAGGACAATCACGTCTATGAAGCCTCATCATTGGCGCTTTTGGGCCATCAGCGACCGTTCGAGGTGCCGTTCCGCGCCGATGGCCACGATCTTGGAACCATTGATCAGGCCCTGGATCGGGCCGCCGCCGAAGACCGTGTGCTGGTGCTTGGGCTGCACGGTGGTATTGCCGAGAACGGCGAATTTCAGGTCAAGTGCGAGGCGAGGGGCGTGCCCTTCACCGGCTCCGGTTCGGCGGCTTCGCATCTGGCATTTGACAAGGTGTCGGCCAAGCGCTTTGCGGCTTGCGCTGGTGTGTCGTCACCGGCGGGCATTGCGCTCAGCGAGCTTGACGCCGCTTTTGCCGAATATGGCAAGTTGGTTGCGAAGCCGGCGCAGGACGGGTCGAGCTTCGGCCTCATCTTCGTCAACTCAACCAATGACCTCGTGGCGGTGCGCGACGCTGCCAAAGAACAGCCCTATCTGATCGAACCGTTTGTGACAGGGGCCGAGGCCACCTGCGCCGTGCTGGAGCAGACCGACGGGTCGCTGATCGCGCTGCCGCCCATCGAGATCATCCCGGACCGCGGGGCCTTTGATTACCATTCCAAATATCTGTCCAACAAGACGCAGGAAATCTGCCCCGCACGCTTTGCGCCGGAGGTGATAGCAGAGATCCAGCGGCTGGCTATCGCCGCGCATAAGGCCCTATCGTGCCGGGGCTATACGCGGTCGGATTTCATCGTCTCTGATAAGGGGCCGGTGTTTATCGAAACCAACACCCTGCCGGGTATGACAGCCTCGTCGCTATACCCCAAGGCGCTCGCGGCGCAGGGAATTGGCTTTGTCGAGTTCCTGCACGGTCAGGTCGATATTGCGATCAAACGGGCGCGGGCTTAA
- a CDS encoding homocysteine S-methyltransferase family protein, whose amino-acid sequence MTRQDRIDTLKAAAKERILILDGSWGVMIQRRGLDEQDFRGERFKDHVGQMKGNNDILCLTRPDIITDLHNQYYAAGADISETNTFSATTIAMDDYHLDAQACWDINFEGAKLARACADAWTAQQPEKPRFVAGSIGPLNKMLSMSSDVNDPGARSVTFDQVYAAYKHQIRALNEGGVDLYLVETITDTLNCKAALKAIMDLEDEGLDKLPIWISGTITDRSGRTLSGQTAEAFWNSVKHAKPFAIGFNCALGADLMRPHIAELARVADTLVAAYPNAGLPNAMGQYDEQPHETAHELHEWAKDGLINILGGCCGTTPDHIKHVADEVRGIAPRVPPERPRALRLAGLEPFELN is encoded by the coding sequence ATGACTCGTCAGGACCGCATTGACACTCTGAAAGCCGCAGCAAAGGAACGTATCCTCATCCTAGACGGATCATGGGGCGTGATGATCCAGCGGCGTGGCCTGGATGAACAGGATTTCCGCGGTGAGCGCTTTAAGGACCATGTCGGTCAGATGAAGGGCAATAATGACATCCTATGCCTAACGCGCCCGGACATCATTACCGACTTGCATAACCAATACTATGCGGCCGGCGCCGATATTTCCGAGACCAATACTTTCTCGGCGACGACCATTGCTATGGACGACTACCACCTTGATGCGCAGGCGTGCTGGGACATCAATTTCGAAGGGGCGAAGCTGGCGCGCGCGTGCGCCGATGCCTGGACGGCACAGCAGCCAGAAAAACCGCGCTTTGTGGCGGGCTCGATCGGGCCGCTGAACAAGATGCTGTCCATGTCGTCGGACGTTAACGATCCCGGTGCGCGCAGCGTCACCTTTGATCAGGTCTATGCGGCCTATAAGCACCAAATCCGCGCCCTGAATGAGGGGGGCGTGGACCTCTATCTGGTTGAGACCATCACCGACACCCTTAACTGCAAGGCGGCGCTGAAAGCAATTATGGACCTTGAGGACGAGGGACTGGACAAGCTGCCGATCTGGATTTCGGGCACCATCACCGACCGCTCGGGCCGTACCCTCAGCGGGCAGACGGCGGAGGCCTTCTGGAACTCGGTTAAGCACGCCAAACCGTTTGCCATCGGCTTTAACTGCGCTCTCGGAGCTGACCTGATGCGCCCGCATATCGCGGAGCTGGCACGAGTGGCGGATACGCTGGTTGCCGCCTATCCTAATGCTGGCCTGCCCAACGCCATGGGGCAGTATGACGAGCAGCCCCACGAAACAGCCCACGAACTGCACGAATGGGCTAAGGACGGGCTGATCAATATTTTGGGGGGCTGCTGCGGCACAACGCCTGACCATATCAAACACGTTGCTGACGAGGTACGCGGTATTGCGCCGCGCGTTCCGCCTGAGCGCCCGCGGGCCCTGCGTCTGGCTGGCCTTGAACCGTTCGAACTGAATTGA
- a CDS encoding class I SAM-dependent methyltransferase, whose amino-acid sequence MTPQPDYASITRADPNPFKRYLQRKRFDDAIALLRGRRPALSIDYGAGDGELARKLCQACPDGEVICFEPSAQLRAQAEAHVGALSGVTVVAGIEGIPAARADAIFCLEVFEHLPPEETEAALAQMHRLLKPDGVLIVGVPVETGPVSWVKGWFRGRRRADFDTDRDRIAQAARGDIRFERERVDFEGGGGYYPHHLGFDYRDLLARVKAHFVIETRRSSPLALLPPEWNSELNLLLRKRN is encoded by the coding sequence ATGACCCCTCAGCCTGACTACGCTTCGATTACGCGGGCGGACCCCAATCCGTTCAAGCGCTATCTGCAACGCAAGCGCTTCGATGACGCGATTGCCCTTCTAAGAGGTCGGCGTCCCGCGCTCAGTATCGACTACGGCGCCGGTGATGGTGAACTGGCGCGAAAGCTATGTCAGGCCTGTCCCGACGGGGAAGTCATCTGCTTTGAGCCGTCAGCGCAGTTGCGCGCGCAGGCGGAGGCACACGTCGGCGCGCTGAGCGGCGTTACGGTAGTCGCCGGTATCGAGGGGATCCCCGCTGCCCGTGCGGACGCGATCTTCTGTTTGGAGGTGTTCGAGCACCTGCCACCGGAGGAGACGGAGGCGGCGCTGGCGCAGATGCATCGGCTTTTGAAGCCCGATGGCGTGCTGATCGTCGGCGTACCGGTCGAGACGGGGCCGGTGTCATGGGTGAAGGGTTGGTTCCGCGGGCGTCGGCGGGCGGACTTCGATACGGACCGTGATCGTATCGCGCAGGCGGCACGCGGCGATATCCGTTTCGAGCGCGAGCGAGTGGACTTTGAAGGCGGCGGGGGCTACTACCCGCACCATCTGGGCTTTGATTATCGCGATCTGCTGGCGCGCGTGAAGGCGCACTTTGTGATCGAAACGCGCCGCTCCAGTCCTTTGGCACTGCTGCCGCCGGAATGGAACAGCGAACTGAACCTGCTTCTGCGGAAGCGCAATTAA